Proteins encoded in a region of the Triplophysa rosa linkage group LG6, Trosa_1v2, whole genome shotgun sequence genome:
- the slc15a2 gene encoding LOW QUALITY PROTEIN: solute carrier family 15 member 2 (The sequence of the model RefSeq protein was modified relative to this genomic sequence to represent the inferred CDS: substituted 1 base at 1 genomic stop codon), protein MGKNKEKHVDEETLGKIQRSPKLCGTNYPVSIAFIVVNEFCERFSYYGMKAVLTLYFIHYLGWDKNLSTAVYHAFSGLCYFTPLLGALIADSWLGKFKTIIYLSIVYVIGHVVKSVGAIPDVGNSTVHIVLSMIGLILIAFGTGGIKPCVAAFGGDQFDEEHTDERTKFFSIFYMSINAGSVLSTIITPILRGDVQCFGRDCYALAFGVPAVLMIIALVVFIAGNGLYKKSPPEGNVLLRVCKCIGFAIRNRWRNSTNGSKRKHWLDWAEEKFSKRLIQEIKMVFRVLVLYIPLPMFWALFDQQGSRWTLQATRMNMDFGGAFVLKPDQMQMLNALLILVFIPIFDMGVYPLIGLCRIKLTPLKKMAIGMILGALAFGAATIVEINVIKTVVKPPVARESLVQVYNLMDTEVSVQFPGQNIFSEPIKSYEDPVGYTSLSLTGESQIHTVTVNHNGSAHQCQLAFIEHTAYSFILHGQPDGTACKLVEDHITKSETGAVYVRFINTRSESINITVGTAEFYAPADYGTSHNISVQRGEYNGVKCVSGSSQYHIDLGLLDFGALYTVILKGGRXELTFTKMEDIQANNIHIAWQIPQYALITAGEVMFSITGLEFSYSQAPTSMKSVLQAGWLMTVAFGNVIVLIVAEGAGMEQWTEFLLFAGLLLAVSIIFSIMAYFYTYVDPDQLDKLFPEDDGNVDGSKSKKNETVYMTDMPQKTKM, encoded by the exons ATGGGCAAGAACAAGG AAAAACATGTGGATGAGGAGACTCTGGGAAAAATACAGCGCTCACCG AAATTATGTGGGACTAACTATCCAGTAAGCATCGCCTTCATTGTGGTCAATGAGTTCTGCGAGAGATTCTCATACTATGGCATGAAAG CGGTGCTCACGCTTTACTTCATCCACTACCTGGGCTGGGACAAGAATCTGTCCACAGCGGTGTACCATGCCTTCTCAGGCTTGTGTTACTTTACCCCACTTCTGGGAGCTTTGATAGCAGACTCCTGGTTGGGAAAGTTCAA AACCATCATCTACCTGTCTATAGTTTATGTGATCGGTCATGTGGTCAAGTCTGTAGGAGCCATTCCCGATGTGGGGAACAGCACTGTTCATAT TGTTCTGTCAATGATTGGTCTGATCCTGATAGCTTTTGGGACAGGAGGAATCAAGCCATGTGTCGCAGCTTTCGGTGGTGACCAGTTTGATGAGGAACAT aCAGATGAGAGGACAAAATTCTTTTCAATCTTTTACATGTCAATCAATGCTGGAAGTGTCCTGTCAACCATCATCACGCCGATATTAAGAG GTGATGTGCAGTGTTTTGGTAGAGACTGCTATGCCCTGGCCTTTGGAGTCCCTGCTGTTTTAATGATTATTGCACTAG TGGTGTTCATTGCTGGAAATGGGTTATATAAGAAGAGTCCACCTGAAGGAAATGTCCTGTTGCGTGTTTGCAAATGCATCGGG TTTGCTATTCGCAATCGATGGAGGAACTCCACGAATGGCTCAAAGCGAAAACACTGGTTGGACTGGGCTGAGGAGAAGTTCTCG AAGCGGCTCattcaggaaattaaaatggTGTTCAGGGTGCTGGTTCTGTACATTCCTTTGCCCATGTTTTGGGCTCTCTTTGACCAACAG GGGTCACGATGGACTCTCCAGGCCACTCGGATGAACATGGATTTC gGTGGAGCATTCGTTCTAAAGCCTGATCAGATGCAG ATGCTGAATGCTTTGCTGATTCTGGTATTTATTCCCATCTTTGACATGGGCGTATACCCGCTGATCGGCCTGTGTCGCATCAAGCTCAC TCCTCTAAAGAAGATGGCTATTGGCATGATTCTCGGTGCTCTTGCTTTCGGTGCTGCGACTATCGTAGAAATCAACGTCATT AAAACTGTGGTGAAGCCTCCTGTAGCCAGAGAAAGCCTTGTGCAAGTTTACAATCTAATGGATACAGAAGTCTCTGTGCAGTTTCCaggacaaaatatcttctccgAGCCAATTAAATCATATGAG GATCCCGTGGGATACACAAGTCTTTCACTTACTGGTGAATCACAGATCCACACTGTTACTGTCAACCACAATGGGTCGGCACACCAGTGTCAACTGGCCTTCATAGAACACACCGCATACAGTTTCATTCTGCACGGCCAGCCTGATGGTACTGCATGCAAACTG GTGGAAGATCATATCACCAAATCTGAAACGGGGGCTGTGTACGTAAG GTTTATCAATACTCGCTCAGAGAGCATCAACATAACCGTGGGGACTGCAGAATTTTATGCACCCGCTGATTATGGAACTTCTCACAATATAAGTGTGCAAAGAGGAGA ATACAATGGAGTTAAATGCGTATCAGGTTCCTCCCAATATCACATTGATCTTGGACTTCTTGATTTTGGTGCATTGTATACTGTTATACTCAAAGGG ggCAGATAGGAATTAACGTTCACAAAGATGGAGGACATCCAAGCCAACAACATTCACATTGCCTGGCAGATTCCACAGTATGCTTTGATCACAGCAGGAGAAGTGATGTTCTCCATTACAGGCCTGGAGTTCTCGTACTCACAG GCACCGACGAGCATGAAGTCGGTTCTTCAGGCCGGATGGCTTATGACTGTGGCATTTGGAAATGTCATCGTATTGATCGTGGCAGAGGGGGCTGGCATGGAACAG TGGACGGAGTTCCTCCTTTTTGCTGGTCTTTTGTTGGCAGTCAGCATCATCTTCTCCATCATGGCCTATTTCTACACCTATGTGGATCCCGATCAGCTAGACAAGCTCTTCCCAGAAGATGATGGGAATGTTGATGGTTCAAAGAGTAAGAAAAATGAGACCGTTTACATGACAGATATGCCCCAGAAAACCAAGATGTAG